In Pseudomonas alcaliphila JAB1, a single window of DNA contains:
- a CDS encoding DUF5064 family protein yields MFEPGHLHRSNPPGLGGQPGYSIDFYYEVRKDSQEGPMLHGRLVGEIDGRAFEEVFEMHRDTAFNFASVISRLVAKHGLPPNHSPIMRAHAEYDALFEDIRAKLHAKPGEAVDLDHLERDGPR; encoded by the coding sequence GGTCACCTGCATCGCAGCAATCCGCCTGGCCTGGGCGGGCAACCCGGTTACAGCATCGATTTCTACTATGAAGTGCGCAAGGATTCGCAAGAAGGGCCCATGCTGCATGGGCGCCTGGTTGGCGAGATCGATGGCCGGGCATTCGAGGAAGTCTTCGAAATGCATCGCGATACCGCGTTCAACTTCGCCAGCGTGATCTCCCGCCTGGTGGCCAAGCATGGCCTGCCGCCCAACCACAGCCCGATCATGCGGGCGCATGCTGAATACGATGCGCTCTTCGAGGACATTCGCGCCAAGTTGCACGCCAAGCCGGGTGAAGCGGTGGACCTCGATCACCTGGAGCGCGACGGTCCGAGGTGA
- a CDS encoding bacterioferritin-associated ferredoxin, with protein sequence MYVCLCEGVTDTQIRDAVYEGCCSYREVRGTLGIASQCGKCACLAKQVVRETIAEVQSSQASLAYPAGFVAA encoded by the coding sequence ATGTACGTCTGCCTCTGTGAAGGTGTCACCGATACGCAAATCCGCGATGCGGTCTACGAGGGCTGCTGCAGCTACCGTGAAGTGCGCGGCACGCTCGGCATCGCCAGCCAGTGCGGCAAGTGCGCTTGCCTGGCCAAGCAGGTGGTTCGCGAAACCATCGCCGAAGTGCAGAGCAGCCAAGCCTCGCTGGCCTATCCTGCAGGTTTCGTCGCTGCCTGA
- the rnt gene encoding ribonuclease T, which produces MSEDNYDDELEPSLPSGPRTPMAARFRGYLPVVVDVETGGFNCATDALLEIAATTIAMDESGFLYPDHTHFFRIEPFEGANIEQAALEFTGIKLDHPLRMAVSEEHALSEIFKGLRKSIKSAGCKRAILVGHNSSFDLGFLNAAVARCGIKRNPFHPFSSFDTATLAGLAYGQTVLAKACQTAGIEFDGKEAHSARYDTEKTAELFCGIVNRWKEMGGWDEFDQ; this is translated from the coding sequence GTGAGCGAAGACAACTACGACGACGAACTCGAACCCAGCCTGCCGTCCGGCCCGCGTACGCCCATGGCGGCGCGCTTTCGCGGTTATCTGCCGGTTGTGGTGGATGTGGAGACCGGCGGCTTCAACTGCGCCACCGATGCCCTGCTGGAAATCGCCGCGACCACCATCGCCATGGACGAGAGCGGCTTTCTTTATCCGGATCACACCCACTTCTTCCGCATTGAACCCTTCGAAGGGGCCAACATCGAGCAGGCCGCGCTGGAATTCACCGGCATCAAGCTCGACCACCCGCTGCGCATGGCGGTAAGCGAAGAACATGCCCTGAGCGAAATCTTCAAGGGCCTGCGCAAGTCGATCAAATCGGCTGGCTGCAAGCGCGCGATATTGGTCGGTCATAACAGCAGCTTCGACCTGGGCTTCCTCAATGCTGCAGTGGCGCGCTGCGGCATCAAGCGCAACCCCTTCCATCCTTTCTCCAGCTTCGATACCGCGACCCTCGCCGGCCTCGCCTACGGCCAGACCGTGCTGGCCAAGGCCTGCCAGACTGCCGGCATCGAGTTCGACGGCAAGGAAGCGCACTCCGCGCGCTACGACACCGAGAAGACCGCCGAGCTGTTCTGCGGCATCGTCAATCGCTGGAAGGAAATGGGCGGCTGGGACGAATTCGATCAGTAA
- the pyrC gene encoding dihydroorotase, protein MSDRLTLLRPDDWHIHLRDGAVLPHTVGDAARTFGRAIIMPNLVPPVRNAAEADAYRQRILAARPAGSRFEPLMVLYLTDNTSPEDVRAAKASGFVHAAKLYPAGATTNSDSGVTSIDKIFPALEAMAEVGMLLLVHGEVTRAEIDVFDREKAFIDEHLTRVVERFPTLKVVFEHITTRDAVQFVEAASANVGATITAHHLLYNRNHMLVGGIRPHFYCLPILKRNVHQEALLDAATSGNAKFFLGTDSAPHVKHAKEAACGCAGCYTAYAAIELYAEAFEQRGALDKLEAFASFHGPDFYGMPRNSDSITLVREEWTVPATLPLGDNSVVPLRAGETLRWKLLEAQA, encoded by the coding sequence ATGTCCGACCGCCTGACTCTCCTGCGTCCCGATGACTGGCACATTCACCTGCGCGACGGCGCGGTGCTGCCACACACCGTCGGCGATGCCGCGCGCACTTTCGGCCGCGCCATCATCATGCCCAACCTGGTTCCGCCGGTACGCAACGCCGCCGAAGCCGACGCCTATCGCCAGCGCATTCTCGCGGCGCGCCCGGCCGGCAGCCGCTTCGAGCCACTGATGGTGCTCTACCTCACCGACAACACCAGCCCCGAGGACGTGCGTGCAGCCAAGGCCAGTGGCTTCGTGCATGCCGCCAAGCTTTACCCGGCCGGCGCTACCACCAACTCCGACTCGGGCGTCACCAGCATCGACAAGATTTTCCCGGCGCTGGAAGCCATGGCCGAAGTCGGCATGCTGCTGCTGGTGCATGGCGAAGTGACCCGCGCCGAGATCGACGTGTTCGACCGCGAGAAAGCCTTCATCGACGAGCACCTGACCCGCGTGGTCGAGCGCTTCCCCACACTGAAAGTGGTGTTCGAGCACATCACCACCCGTGACGCGGTGCAGTTCGTCGAGGCCGCCTCGGCCAACGTCGGCGCCACCATCACCGCGCACCACCTGCTCTACAACCGCAACCACATGCTCGTCGGCGGCATTCGCCCGCACTTCTATTGCCTGCCGATCCTCAAGCGCAACGTGCACCAGGAAGCCCTGCTCGACGCCGCCACCAGCGGCAACGCCAAATTCTTCCTCGGCACCGACTCGGCGCCGCACGTCAAGCACGCCAAGGAAGCCGCCTGCGGCTGCGCCGGCTGCTACACCGCCTATGCGGCCATCGAACTGTACGCCGAGGCTTTCGAGCAGCGCGGCGCCCTGGACAAGCTGGAAGCCTTCGCCAGCTTCCACGGCCCGGACTTCTACGGCATGCCACGTAACAGCGACAGTATCACCCTGGTGCGCGAGGAGTGGACCGTACCGGCCACCCTGCCGCTGGGCGACAACAGCGTGGTGCCGCTGCGTGCCGGCGAAACCCTGCGCTGGAAATTGCTGGAGGCTCAGGCGTGA
- a CDS encoding OmpA family protein, which yields MPLCLPAHAISFQTRLEKVEWTVEGDQFECRLSQPISNFGSGEFVRRAGEQVTFRLKARERWMGAGSATLLAAAAPWQPGRGDINLGVVSVGNGEVPFNSSQEQGSRLLTGLLEGRSPLVRHRTLNGGDNLEVRLLPVKFHKAYDDYQACIAKLLPVNFDQIRQAQIGFPGGGIDLDPMAKAKLDIILDFVKADPSINSFQIDGHADNSGNRLTNRDLSRRRALAVQEYLVAGGVPVEQITMRFHGERYPLVPNNNEANRAKNRRATLRLDRVPAPEVPVQSEPQTAPPSTPVDPVGSTPS from the coding sequence ATGCCTTTGTGCCTGCCGGCGCATGCCATCAGCTTCCAGACGCGGCTGGAGAAGGTGGAGTGGACGGTCGAGGGCGATCAGTTCGAGTGCCGCCTGAGTCAGCCGATCAGCAATTTCGGCAGCGGCGAGTTCGTACGCCGCGCGGGTGAACAGGTCACCTTCCGTCTCAAGGCCCGTGAGCGCTGGATGGGCGCGGGTTCGGCGACCTTGCTGGCGGCGGCGGCGCCCTGGCAGCCGGGGCGCGGCGATATCAATCTCGGTGTGGTCAGCGTCGGTAATGGCGAGGTGCCGTTCAACAGCTCGCAGGAGCAGGGTTCGCGGCTGCTCACCGGTCTGCTCGAAGGGCGCAGCCCGCTGGTGCGTCATCGCACCCTCAATGGTGGCGACAACCTGGAAGTACGTTTGCTGCCGGTGAAGTTTCACAAGGCCTATGACGATTACCAGGCCTGTATCGCCAAGTTGCTACCGGTCAATTTCGATCAGATTCGCCAGGCGCAGATCGGTTTTCCCGGTGGCGGCATCGATCTCGATCCGATGGCCAAGGCCAAGCTCGACATCATCCTCGACTTCGTCAAGGCCGACCCGAGCATCAACAGCTTCCAGATCGATGGTCACGCCGACAACAGCGGCAATCGTCTGACCAATCGCGACCTGTCACGCCGTCGTGCGCTGGCCGTGCAGGAGTATCTGGTGGCCGGTGGCGTACCGGTCGAGCAGATCACCATGCGCTTTCATGGCGAGCGTTACCCGCTGGTGCCAAACAACAACGAAGCCAATCGCGCCAAGAACCGTCGCGCGACCCTGCGCCTGGATCGCGTACCCGCGCCGGAAGTCCCGGTACAGAGCGAACCGCAGACTGCTCCACCGAGCACCCCGGTCGATCCGGTCGGAAGCACCCCCTCCTGA
- a CDS encoding argininosuccinate synthase, which produces MADVKKVVLAYSGGLDTSVILKWLQDTYNCEVVTFTADLGQGEEVEPARAKAQAMGVKEIYIDDLREEFVRDFVYPMFRANTVYEGEYLLGTSIARPLIAKRLIEIANETGADAISHGATGKGNDQVRFELGAYALKPGVKVIAPWREWDLLSREKLMDYAEKHAIPIERHGKKKSPYSMDANLLHISYEGGVLEDTWTEHEEDMWKWTVSPEAAPDAPTYIELTYRAGDIVAIDGKELSPATVLAELNRIGGENGIGRLDIVENRFVGMKSRGCYETPGGTIMLKAHRAIESITLDREVAHLKDELMPKYASLIYNGFWWSPERLMLQQMIDASQANVNGVVRLKLYKGNVIVTGRKSDDSLFDANIATFEEDGGAYNQQDAAGFIKLNALRMRIAAGKGRKLV; this is translated from the coding sequence ATGGCGGACGTCAAAAAGGTAGTTCTGGCCTATTCCGGTGGCCTGGACACCTCGGTGATCCTCAAGTGGCTGCAAGATACCTATAACTGTGAAGTGGTGACCTTCACCGCCGACCTCGGTCAGGGCGAAGAGGTCGAGCCGGCCCGCGCCAAGGCTCAGGCGATGGGCGTCAAGGAAATCTACATCGACGACCTGCGCGAAGAGTTCGTCCGCGATTTCGTCTATCCGATGTTCCGCGCCAACACCGTCTACGAAGGCGAGTATCTGCTGGGTACTTCCATCGCCCGCCCGCTGATCGCCAAGCGCCTGATCGAAATCGCCAACGAGACCGGTGCCGACGCCATCTCCCACGGTGCTACCGGCAAGGGCAACGACCAGGTGCGTTTCGAGCTGGGCGCCTATGCGCTGAAGCCGGGTGTGAAAGTCATCGCCCCGTGGCGCGAGTGGGACCTGCTGTCGCGCGAGAAGCTGATGGACTACGCCGAGAAGCACGCCATCCCGATCGAGCGCCACGGTAAGAAGAAGTCGCCGTACTCCATGGATGCCAACCTGCTGCACATCTCCTATGAAGGTGGCGTGCTGGAAGACACCTGGACCGAGCACGAAGAAGACATGTGGAAATGGACTGTCTCCCCTGAGGCAGCGCCGGACGCACCGACTTATATCGAGCTGACCTACCGCGCCGGCGACATCGTCGCCATCGACGGCAAGGAACTGAGCCCGGCCACCGTGCTGGCTGAGCTGAACCGCATCGGCGGCGAGAACGGCATCGGCCGTCTGGACATCGTCGAGAACCGTTTCGTCGGCATGAAGTCCCGTGGCTGCTACGAGACCCCCGGCGGCACCATCATGCTCAAGGCTCACCGCGCCATCGAGTCGATCACCCTCGACCGCGAAGTGGCGCACCTGAAAGACGAGCTGATGCCCAAGTACGCCAGCCTGATCTACAACGGTTTCTGGTGGAGCCCGGAGCGTCTGATGCTGCAGCAGATGATCGACGCCTCCCAGGCCAACGTGAACGGTGTGGTACGCCTGAAGCTGTACAAGGGCAACGTTATCGTCACCGGCCGCAAGTCCGACGATTCGCTGTTCGACGCCAATATCGCGACCTTCGAGGAAGATGGCGGCGCCTACAACCAGCAGGACGCGGCGGGCTTCATCAAGCTCAACGCCCTGCGTATGCGCATCGCTGCCGGCAAGGGCCGCAAGCTGGTCTAA
- the gloA gene encoding lactoylglutathione lyase: MRLLHTMLRVGDLEQSIAFYTEVLGMTLLRRKDYPDGQFTLAFVGYGDEAHNSVIELTHNWGVDSYEMGTGYGHIALEVEDVYKACEDIRSRGGKITREPGPMKHGSSILAFVEDPDGYKVELLSPKRSD, translated from the coding sequence ATGAGACTGCTGCATACCATGCTGCGTGTCGGCGACCTGGAACAATCCATCGCCTTCTACACCGAAGTGCTGGGCATGACCCTGTTGCGGCGCAAGGACTACCCGGACGGACAGTTCACCCTGGCGTTCGTCGGTTATGGCGACGAGGCGCACAACAGTGTGATCGAGCTGACCCACAACTGGGGGGTGGACAGCTACGAAATGGGCACCGGCTACGGCCATATCGCTCTGGAAGTCGAGGACGTCTACAAGGCCTGCGAGGACATTCGCAGTCGCGGCGGCAAGATCACCCGCGAGCCGGGTCCGATGAAGCATGGCAGCAGCATCCTGGCCTTCGTCGAGGATCCGGACGGTTACAAGGTCGAGTTGCTGTCGCCCAAGCGAAGCGATTGA